Genomic segment of Colletotrichum destructivum chromosome 5, complete sequence:
CAGATCCAGAGCCGGAACCAGTGTTagagccggagccggacCCCGGGTAagaaccagaaccagaaccagagccggagccggagccggagccagAGCCCGGGTAagaaccagaaccagaaccagaGCCAGAACCCGAGCCAGGGTTTGAGCCCGAGCCCGGGTATGAGCCACCGGGGTTTGAGGGGACACCGGGAATGGTGGTGTTCACGGGGTACGGGGGGAAGTGAGCCTTGGTGGTGCTAGGCTTGGGGACGGGgacgtcctcgtcgcagTAGGTCTCGTTGGAGGTCTGGCGGCGGAAGGGGGTGGCAGCCGCTCCGGCCACGAGGAGCGACGCGGCGACGGTCTTGAAATGCATCTCGGTTGATCTGAAAGAGTGACTAGTTGAGAGGTATTATGTAAAGAATGACTTTGGTATGGTATAAGAAAAACGAATGACGCGGTCTTGGGAGCGAGACCTGACTGTTGGCTAgtgtaagagagagagagagtgagtgacAGACAGAGCGAGcgaagaaagagagggaagaggaacTGCGTAACCAACTCGGTCAGGTAGGCCGCCCATATATCCCGTCAAGGTTCTGCCAAGGCTGTTCCGCATGAGATGCGGGCTGTCAGCACTtgttctctctcccctcctccccttcgcGTTCATCCCGTTGTAATTGCCAAGCTTCACGACCAAAGCCAAGAGACCCGGGTACCAAGGAGCAAAAACAAGGCCGAGTCATGCCTGGGGATACCCTCGCTCAGGTCGATGCACTGCACAGCCCATGCTCGAAAAAAGCAAAGGAGGGTCCTCTTAGCTCGACTTGGCGGGCTGCGGGCTTGCCTGACTTGCTAAGAAGCGTCGTaaaggtcgagaagggggggggactaCACCGTAGTGTACATCATACATACATGGCGCGGCTGCAAGGTCCAAACGCCGCGGGCGCCGGGAGATAAGATGACGGATGGGCTACGGAAATAGCTTGTTGGCCATCCTTGCAACGCGCACACTAGCAGTTTAGCAAAGGCGACGAATATTGGGACACGCAGGATCCGGGATGTTTTAGAATTGGAGATTTGAGCGCTTTCCTCCCACGCGCTAAGATGCCATACCAAGTTCAGTCAGTCTTGTTGTACGTATGTGGCGGCACtggtgagtgagtgagtagtGGTCGTCGTGGGACTCGTGAATCGTGAATCGTGATGGCGGAGAGGTCCGAACAAACGTTGCCGAGCCCGACATCACCACAGGATTTTGCCAAGACACTCAATATCAGAATCCGGGCGGGGCGGCCTTTTCTAAGAGAAACCCATATGACAACAGGTTCAACCTCGCCCGGTTAAAAGAGAGCGCCGTTAAACCCCCCGTTACCTCCCCCCGCCGTTTTGACTTTACACGTTGTTCTTGGGCAATTTATGAGCTTCACCTGGGCCAATCAAGGACCGCATGACTCGGCATTTTTACCCACACAATATGCTGTATCCAGCTTAGTGCTGCTTGTGTCGGCGCGCACCATTGTCCGTCCCCTCCGGGAATGCTCCGACGGGCAGACGAGGCaaagacgacgaggcccgGAATTCGTcgcctctccttctccccaGCGACATGTCACGTATATAAGATGAAAGGCTGTGGTCTCGTCCCCGTCTCCCGAAGTCTGAACACTGGGTCGGTCGGATGGCCATACACCATGTTTTTGCAGCTGGACTCTTTGGGGACTCTGCACACACAATTATCAAATTTAGGGTGATCATCTCCCCTTATGGTACTTTGGTTAACCGTCTTCCTCGAACAATTCACATGGTGCATTATTAGCGGAGCGCAATTAGAGATACCCTGTTACCATCCGGTCTTGTTCGGAAGAGATTTCTCGCCCTAGAGACGGAAACGTGTCGGtacctgcagctgctgcctACGCTTGTCATGCAGGAACAACCAAAGATCTTTTTCcaacctttttttttttttcttttcttttttcctaTTTCTTTCCCCCTCTTTCCCACGGGGATCAACTCCGCTAGGGCCAACAGCCAACAGGGACAAGAAGAGGGGGTAACAGGAGCCCGTTGAGGGAACCAGAGCGCAGACATCGTCACACGGTAAGCGCTTGCAAGGGGGGGCGGCCGCATGTGTTGGGTGACGGCGGACGCTGCGAGCTGTCAGGGGCAAAAACAGGGGCTGGCTGCTTGTTTGTTGGAGCCAAACAAGTTCATCGCAGGGTTCCCGACCCGAGAGACCTCGCGTACGTCCGCACAGCCATTCGATCGTACGGTCCAGAATCCGGACACAATGGTGCCATTGTTGACTttgctcgccgccgcggcttTCCTTATTCAGCGTAGCCATATCAGTacagtgtgtgtgtgtgtgtgtgtgtgttcaCAGTGAGACTATGTGCGTTGTCGGGGCGGGAATTATTGAGCgcgccctcatcctcctgttgctcctccttctccttctcctcctcctcctcttcctcttgtcTGAGACCTTAAAAGGCTTGCCATGTTCCATCTCGCATCTCCCGTTTCCATTGGGTCACCTTCGCCATTCGGATGGCAGCTGAAGTGTTGgcttcccccctccccctttccacCGCGGTGTCACACACCAAAAAGAAAGTTTTGCCCAGCCATCACagcccgccggcgacggtcCAGTTAACCCCCTTTATGACCAGCGTCCCGTTGATCTTGGCGCATATGATGCCACGCCATGAGACAGTGGGGCACGGACCAGTCTGATCAATGCACGGGTAGAGCCCTGGTCCGTTCGCTCTTGTTTGTCGGAGACATGTCTCCAACGGAGCGGGTTCGACTTTGGAGCTTCCTTCAACGTCTTCTTCAATATCTTCTGTCCATGTGTCACAAACAAATGGAGCGCTTAAGTGTGTTATGTCCTTGGGCAGTGACGGCGGAAATGCATAAAACTGTTCACTCAACGCTAGCAACTAACTAAAGGTTTGGCGACAACGTTCTTGTACGAAAACACATGGTACACAATCCCCAACCAGCAGCCAGCCACATTTACAGCAGCGAGCTCATACTTGTACCTCCGCCAGAAGTGGTAAATTCGGAGACTTTACCTTTTTTATTGACCAAAACAGGAAATTTGAGAAACTTTACTTGAGCGCATGTCACGCTATACCTGTAAAGTCTGCCGTACGGCACTTACCTGTAGTCGACTTGCATCCACTATTCCACCTGGGCCGAAACAGAGTTTCGTACGACTGAAAGTTTACCCCAAACGGCAGGTTTCCACGCTCAACCCCGTATTCGGAAATCACGAGACCGGGATACTGCTGTTTATCAACTCCCATCCCGCAGAGTGCTCGTCTAATAGACTTTTGATCGGATAGCTATCGATTGATGATCAACAACCCGATTCGCTAGTGTCGCCCAGCATTTTTTGCATGCGAGTATATATGATCTTTTCTATACTCTTGTGAAACGTGCCGCGGCGAATACCCGAGCTTGCACGTCCACGTGCGGACGAATATTAGAGACTATCGTCAGCGATCATCTGAAAGTCGCTCGGAGACTCCCTATTTGCCCTGCATCAAAGAGCCTACCTATCTAAAGCATCGGTCGTCATCTGGACATACCTTCATGGTGCAGCAATCTGGAGGCACTTTCGCCTCATCGTTTCGTCGGCTGTTTTCAGGAGACTGAGGTTGAAAACTTGGGCATCTTTACTTTCTGGTGTTCAAGACCATATTCAAAATTCCAAAACGCGAATTGGGACTTGCAACCATACTGTCGAGCAGACACACTAGGCCTCACGAGCCGGGGTAATTGCATCTTGTTCTGATATGGACATTCTGCGAGGGTTTCTGATGTTTCGCAAGCCAAACCAGCTGTTAGCAGTTGTTGAGCCGTCGAATCCTTTATACTACCAAGAGTCAAGTGCCACTGGTTTGAACCAAACGTTTCAGCCGTTCGCTCGGGAATAATGATATGTGCTGCATAAAGGACGTTGAATTCTTGCTCGGGCGTCGATAAAAAATGAGAGGCTTTCGAAAATGGCCTTAAGAAAGTTTGATTGCATCGGTACGCGTAACAGGAACCGCAAAGCTATAAAACTCGGTCTCTGCGACTATATATATAGAAGGCATCGAGGTACGTTCCCATCTCTGAACATTGACTTGACTGGAGAGTGGCGGACCCTATCATCGTCCATGAGGTTTCGCCCCTCTGATAGCGCAAGGCCAACCAATGTCTCTGACAGAACGTTGCAGAGGGCTTTCCTGAGAACATCCAAGCTGTAAATAGTGTCGTTTTCCTTGGGGGAGAACAAGCAACTCCTCTCCATGTAGGTGCTGTCCAGGCCGGGATCCGAATCAATTTCAGTAACGCGCCACCACGATGATATGGCCACGGTTGTCAGCCGAGCCTCCGGGACTATAAAGCTCACAAGCAAGGCAGAATTTGATGGGTTTCTGCCTAGCTTATCTTATTCAGTTGACTCGTTTCATCCgctgcctctttctctttaTCTTTCAAATAGAATGAGTCTAGCAATTGCGTGAAACGAAAAGTAGGGGGGGCTCCGACTTTCACGGACCTATCGGAGGATTCATCCGGGAGGGTTCGCACCGTGAGATTTCGTCCCGAAGAAGTAAGATCGTTCAGGGTATTTAGTATCGAGACGAAGactcgtcaccgccgactAGGCCCGGCCACCCGCATAGCAGCTCTCTTAAAGCCGCAGTAAACTCCAGCACTTTGTCCCGCCCTGATCGGACTCTCCACCAGTCATGTTCAGTCGCTTGGCGGTTTTGAATAGTGTTGAGCCTGGTAAGAAGTCTTCATTTCATCCTCCGTACCCAAACCGGGCGGCTTAACTGCGCTAAGAGATAATTGACGTCCACATCTATGTGTTTTCGAATAAGCTGAAGGCAAAGGGAAGATTTTTCAATAAGCTTGCGTTGTGCCACGTTTGACTTCCATGGCTATTGGACTGCTGGCCAACCCTCCCTGTGAGAAGCCTTGCGGTGAATGGTCAGCTCAGGCAGCTAGGGACGACGCGACTACAGGCAGTAAGTAAACCCGCCGCTCTAAAATACGCCTACGCCACTATCTGACGCCATGAAAGCAGGTTAGGTCCATACGAGGCCGACTCAAGGCGTCGGAGCCCCAATCGAGCCGGTTCCTGCGGACCGTCGGGACGGTGACTAGCAAGGTGTGGCTGTCACgattgttttttttttttacttcTTCTCAAACGAGTTGGGAGTTTTGATAAATTTGTGCGACGTCACCCTTACTCAGACACTTGtgtgtcgtcgtcaacaGCGTAATTCTTAATCAATAGTAATCAGGGCCAAGAGGTCGCTAATCGAGACTGCAACCCGACTCTTCTCCGGCATTTTCAAATCTGGTGTGTTGACTTCTCGTCTACCTCGCCTTCACATGAGTCGACTCCCCGACGGTCTAATTGCCTTCGGGCCCAAGGCCAACTGCACACTCGAGCTCTGCCCGATAGAATGGAGCGTTCTTCGCTACCAGCCCTCCATTCCCGCCAGCGGCATCTTCATCGCACTCTTCGCCTTGGGATTGATTATTCATGCGATCCAAGGCGTCAGGTGGAGGACGTGGGGGTTCATGGCCAGCATGATTGCGGGCTGCGTCTTGGAAATCGTCGGTTACGTGGGACGACTCTTCATCCACGACAACCCGTTCGACTTTGAAGGGTTCCTCATGCAGATCAGTAAGCTTCTTCGGCCCCAGGAGGAGTGCGCTTGGGTCTCGTAGAGCCTTGATATGTACCCAGGAACTGACATGTTTCGGCAGTCTGTATCACGATAGCCCCggtcttcttctcggccgctATCTacttccttctctctcaaACGTATGGATCCGATTTTGCTACCAGAGAACCATGTAGAAGCTAATACGACTATCGTCTAGGATTAACTTTCTCGACCGATCGATATCACGCTTCTCTCCTCGCATGTACTACTGGACCTTCATTCCGTTGGACGTGGTCTCCCTCGTTCTGCAGGCCGTCGGTGGCGCGTTGTCGTCGGTCAGCACAAccatcgaggccgtggaCCGGGGCGTCAACATCTCACTCGCCGGGCTGGTGTTGCAGGTCGCCTCGATGCTGGTTTTCTGCTCCCTGTTTGCAGACTACATCGTCACGTACACCCGCTCAAAATCTCGCCCCCCCATGGGACCGAGGCTCAAGGTGTTTTTGCtctttctcggccttggtACTCTCTTTGTTCTTCTTCGATGTGTCTACCGCATCGTAGAGTTGCACGAGGGTTACTTCAGTCACTGGTTCCGAGACCAACCCCTGTTCATTGCATTGGAATCGGCGTGAGTTTCAAAACTTTCGGATTCCCCGAATTCCTTTCTCACTGACAGTATGTAGTGTCATGGTCTTGGCCGTATTCAGTCTCAGTATTGGCCACCCTGGCCTCGCTTTTGACCGGAGAAAGGGCAGAAATCTAGGTGCGACCAATTTTCAAGGCGCCTCTCGTAGTGAAATGACGGACAGCGTTCAGATGGAGAGTGCGAACAAAGGAGAAAGGCACAGGAGCTAGGGAAAGGAGAATACGTGCACGTATGAGTTGGACGTACATACACCATAAACAGGCATGTTTTCTCTACtttggggggttttttttttttaattttATACTTCAGGAGCGAATGGTTTTGATCAGCTCCGAGCACACGAGGGTACCTGAATGTGTTCCAGGAGACTTGTGTCAACATCACATGGTGGCCTGCATTCCCTCCACCATTCGTCGGGCCACATGGTTGAGTTTTCTGGAAAGCCGAGTGATTCAGAGAGTGACTTTCATAAATAGTAAATGATACCAACTGTAGGGTTGTGGCGAATGTGCCGATGATATTATTGTGAGCCGTGAGCCATGGACTGAGCGGCCTGGGTAGCAAGAGTAGCTTTGCCAGAGTTTGTCAGCAAAGCCTTCTTGTTGTGGGGATAACGCTCGATGATAGTAGCAATAGACGAAGCGTCGACATGTCTATTATCTGCGAGGTCCACAAGTCGGTTAGCGAAGCTGGAGGCCGCTTCATGCACTGTTTCAACGCCAGTGGTGATGGCACAAGTATAACCTCATTTGGTTTTCAAAGTCCGTTGCCGAGTTGACGACTGTGGGATGTTGTGTTCTCCGCTTACTGGCTTCGCAAAAGAGTGTGTCCTGGCTGGTCTTCGTCTCACACGGTGCTCTGTGAAGGAGGGAGATTAAATATCTGCGACCTTCTTTTAAAGTTATAGCTAATGCGTCGATCTAGGACTCTTGTAATGTGTTAAGAGAGGTTGCCATTGCTGGCTTTGGAAGCGTAGGCTCCTGGATGTGTTGAATGTTCTGCTTAGTCATCCGCCATTTGGTCGGCGAATTGGCTCCGAGGCTCACCGAGACGGGAAagctgtcgccgtcgtcgaaaAAGCCCTGGAGCTGCAGCAGAAACCGGCGTCGGAAAAAAGCTGGCAATCAAAGCCCCATGTCCTCCCATGTCAAGCTCTCGCGGGTACGCCTGCGGCCTCTGGGCGCAAGATGCGTCCCTCAATTGACTCGTCACCAAAGGCGCTTGCGCCACGACTTCAACCACTTCGTCCGGGCAGATGGTACGGCTCACGGCAGACCCAGCTGTCCTTGCAGTTTGCGCCCAGAGCTAATCGCTACTCCCAGAAGCCTCTGATGCTGCGACAGATGCCCCTCGGACGAACCGCGATGCCGCTACGACGTTCAAGCTAGCGGTCAAGGACAACATCGCGACCCACAGCCTACCGACGAcatgctcctcggccatcctCTCTTCCCACAAGAGTCCTTACGAGGCCACCATTGTGCGCCAACTCCGAGACCGAGGCGCCCACGTCGTCGGCAAGACAAACATGGATGAGTTCGGCATGGGATCGCACTCTCTCAACTCGGTCCATGGGCCGGTGCTCAACCCGCTGTCCGCGACCCCCACATCGGCAGGCGGAAGCTCCGGAGGgagcgccgtcgccgtccagacgggcgaggccgacgtcgccctAGGAACAGACACGGGCGGATCGATTCGTCTCCCCGCGGCATACTGCGGCGTCGTGGGATATAAGCCTTCCTACGGCATGCTCTCTAGGTTCGGCGTAGTGCCGTATGCCAACTCGCTCGACACGGTTGGCCTGCTCGCGCGGGAGG
This window contains:
- a CDS encoding Putative RTA-like protein, with amino-acid sequence MSRLPDGLIAFGPKANCTLELCPIEWSVLRYQPSIPASGIFIALFALGLIIHAIQGVRWRTWGFMASMIAGCVLEIVGYVGRLFIHDNPFDFEGFLMQIICITIAPVFFSAAIYFLLSQTINFLDRSISRFSPRMYYWTFIPLDVVSLVLQAVGGALSSVSTTIEAVDRGVNISLAGLVLQVASMLVFCSLFADYIVTYTRSKSRPPMGPRLKVFLLFLGLGTLFVLLRCVYRIVELHEGYFSHWFRDQPLFIALESAVMVLAVFSLSIGHPGLAFDRRKGRNLGATNFQGASRSEMTDSVQMESANKGERHRS